One Natator depressus isolate rNatDep1 chromosome 5, rNatDep2.hap1, whole genome shotgun sequence DNA segment encodes these proteins:
- the ATOSB gene encoding atos homolog protein B encodes MRHIHAEASLPQEHGTDSGLSRPGGQAALEPPPDRCPRRSIVMGYNKTEIKRQKVYQVSIFSHLSSSSEPADQRAGGGRQAIKRGYPEQWAPEAGRDPKRAHWGGTEAEARQDGVPGELHPGQDAPDATALEDGLLVEELSLCGSAQHFSHSGLRVVEHRCGARESSPRACREDRLREAASPWPQHTACSTLHRRDSCPAQLGAGPLGSPRACGSVEGRECPGLAEAREQPAEGSGARREERASSQNRLDIDLHNIAQKPWAASGGRGEEQTGGSPAHSHGAGREGEPLTGADGHKEPHTPRVALGPESNGLGSLEKTPCMGSRPPGAGGGSCAAKRKLLPSGEGVADSCSEDESVAPARKKRAPLCHPILTACRSTDAKGAPFWNHLLPGAKRSADGTAVGRRLKSGLRLKSRHLRSSLRKGPVGTQPSTAAWATTSISHALLGNFEESILKGRFAPSGRIEGFTAEIGASGSYCPQHATLPVDVTYFDISEHSAPSPFLGVIDLEALGKKGYSVPKAGTIQVTLFNPNKTVVKMFLVTYDFQDMPASHLTFLRHRIFLVPVGEEGPGEAPSDPACTSPPRRVLCYLMHLRFHSSKSGKIYLHDDIRLLFSRKSIEVDSGIPYELKSFTEMPRNPCYSPRA; translated from the exons ATGCGGCACATCCATGCTGAGGCGTCCCTCCCCCAGGAGCATGGCACAGACTCGGGCCTGTCCCGGCCAGGTGGCCAGGCGGCCTTGGAGCCCCCCCCAGACCGCTGCCCCCGCCGCAGCATCGTGATGGGCTACAACAAGACGGAGATCAAGCGCCAGAAGGTTTATCAGGTCTCCATCTTCTCCCACCTCTCCAGCTCCTCCGAGCCAGCAGAccagagagctgggggtgggcggCAGGCCATCAAGAGAGGGTATCCAGAGCAGTGGGCTCCGGAGGCTGGGCGGGATCCCAAGCGAGCCCACTGGGGGGGCACGGAGGCTGAGGCCAGGCAGGACGGGGTCCCTGGGGAGCTGCACCCTGGCCAGGACGCCCCAGACGCCACCGCCTTGGAGGACGGGCTTCTGGTGGAGGAGCTGTCCCTTTGTGGCTCAGCCCAGCACTTCTCCCACAGTGGCCTGCGGGTGGTGGAGCACCGGTGTGGGGCCCGggagagcagccccagggcctgCCGAGAGGACAGATTGCGGGAGGCTGCATCCCCCTGGCCACAGCACACAGCTTGCAGCACTTTGCACAGGAGAGACAGTTGCCCTGCCCAGCTGGGGGCTGGCCCCTTGGGGAGTCCCAGAGCCTGTGGCTCCGTGGAGGGCAGGGAGTGCCCCGGGCTGGCTGAAGCCAGGGAGCAGCCTGCGGAGGGGAGCGGGGCCCGGAGGGAGGAAAGGGCTAGCAGCCAAAATCGACTTGACATTGATTTGCACAATATTGCACAAAAACCCTGGGCAGCctcgggtgggaggggggaggagcagacaGGGGGCAGCCCCGCCCACAGCCATGGGGCTGGCAGAGAAGGGGAGCCGCTGACTGGGGCTGATGGGCACAAGGAGCCCCACACCCCACGGGTGGCCCTGGGCCCCGAGAGCAACGGCCTGGGCTCCTTGGAGAAAACTCCCTGCATGGGCAGCAGGCCCCCCGGGGCCGGCGGGGGCAGCTGCGCGGCGAAGAGGAAGCTGCTGCCCTCGGGCGAGGGCGTGGCGGACTCATGTTCGGAAGACGAGAGCGTGGCGCCGGCGAGGAAGAAGCGGGCCCCGCTGTGCCACCCCATCCTGACCGCCTGCCGCAGCACCGACGCCAAGGGCGCCCCCTTCTGGAACcacctgcttccaggagccaag CGCTCCGCAGATGGCACTGCGGTGGGGCGAAGGCTAAAGAGTGGGCTGCGCCTGAAATC GAGACATCTCCGCAGCAGCCTCCGGAAGGGGCCTGTGGGCACCCAGCCCTCCACAGCTGCCTGGGCCACCACCTCCATCAGCCATGCTCTGCTGGGGAACTTTGAG GAGTCCATCCTGAAGGGGCGCTTCGCCCCATCAGGCAGGATTGAAGGGTTCACCGCGGAGATCGGGGCCAGCGGCTCCTACTGCCCCCAACACGCCACCTTACCCGTCGACGTGACCTATTTTGACATCTCGGAACACAGCGCGCCCTCACCTTTCCTG GGAGTGATAGACTTGGAAGCCTTGGGAAAGAAGGGTTACAGCGTCCCCAAAGCTGGAACCATCCAAGTG ACCTTATTTAACCCTAACAAAACTGTGGTAAAGATGTTCCTGGTGACGTACGACTTCCAGGACATGCCGGCCAGCCACCTGACCTTTCTGCGCCACCGCATCTTCCTGGTGCccgtgggggaggaggggcccggCGAGGCACCCAGCGACCCAGCCTGCACCAGCCCGCCCAGGAGGGTCCTTTGCTACCTGATGCACCTGAG GTTTCACAGCTCCAAATCGGGGAAGATCTACCTTCACGACGACATCCGGCTGCTCTTCTCCCGCAAGTCGATCGAGGTCGACTCGGGGATCCCCTACGAACTGAAATCCTTCACGGAGATGCCAAGGAACCCCTGCTACTCACCCCGGGCCTGA
- the STOML2 gene encoding stomatin-like protein 2, mitochondrial isoform X1: MLGRAARGAGRLLLESSRRPGPRAWLAPAPQRCSSSLPMNTMVLFVPQQEAWVVERMGRFHRILEPGLNFLIPLLDRIRYVQSLKEIVINVPEQSAVTLDNVTLQIDGVLYLRIMDPYKASYGVEDPEYAVTQLAQTTMRSELGKISLDKVFRERESLNACIVDAINQASDYWGIRCLRYEIKDIHVPPRVKESMQMQVEAERRKRATVLESEGTRESDINVAEGRKQAQILASEAERAEQINKAAGEANAMLAKAKAKAEAIRLLADALTQQNGNAAASLAVAEQYVSAFSQLAKDSNTILLPSNTGDVTSMVTQALGIYSALTKPQAAKSPEATAPALEVPKHPPTELPEADQVNSS; encoded by the exons ATGCTGGGGCGGGCGGCGCGCGGGGCCGGGCGGCTCCTGTTGGAG agcTCCCGGCGGCCGGGGCCCAGGGCAtggctggccccagccccacagcgATGCTCCTCCAGTCTGCCCATGAACACCATGGTGCTCTTCGTGCCCCAGCAGGAGGCCTGGGTGGTGGAGCGAATGGGCAGATTTCACCGCATCCTGGAGCCC ggTTTGAATTTCCTCATTCCACTGCTGGATCGGATCCGCTACGTACAGAGCCTCAAGGAAATCGTCATCAATGTCCCGGAGCAGTCGGCCGTCACGCTGG ATAATGTCACCCTGCAGATAGATGGTGTCCTGTACCTGCGGATCATGGACCCCTATAAG GCCAGTTATGGGGTGGAGGACCCCGAGTACGCGGTGACCCAGCTGGCCCAGACCACCATGAGATCTGAGCTGGGCAAAATCTCCCTGGACAAAGTCTTCCGG GAGCGGGAGTCCCTCAATGCCTGCATCGTGGATGCCATCAACCAGGCCTCGGACTACTGGGGCATCCGGTGCCTGCGCTACGAGATCAAGGACATCCACGTGCCTCCCCGGGTGAAGGAATCCATGCAGATGCAG GTGGAGGCCGAGAGACGGAAACGCGCCACAGTGCTGGAGTCAGAGGGGACCAGGGAATCTGACATCAACGTGGCAGAGGGGCGGAAGCAGGCCCAGATCCTGGCCTCCGAGGCTGAGAGGGCCGAACAGATCAACAAAGCTGCTG GGGAGGCCAATGCCATGCTGGCCAAGGCCAAGGCCAAAGCAGAAGCTATTCGGCTCCTGGCTGATGCTTTGACGCAGCAG AACGGCAACGCAGCTGCCTCCCTGGCTGTGGCGGAGCAGTACGTGAGCGCCTTCTCCCAGCTGGCCAAGGACTCCAACACCATCCTGCTGCCCTCCAACACCGGGGACGTCACCAGCATGGTCACGCAG gccCTGGGCATCTACAGCGCCCTGACCAAACCGCAAGCTGCGAAGAGCCCGGAAGCGACCGCACCAGCCCTCGAGGTCCCCAAGCACCCCCCCACAGAGCTGCCTGAGGCGGATCAGGTGAATTCCAGCTAG
- the STOML2 gene encoding stomatin-like protein 2, mitochondrial isoform X2, with protein sequence MNTMVLFVPQQEAWVVERMGRFHRILEPGLNFLIPLLDRIRYVQSLKEIVINVPEQSAVTLDNVTLQIDGVLYLRIMDPYKASYGVEDPEYAVTQLAQTTMRSELGKISLDKVFRERESLNACIVDAINQASDYWGIRCLRYEIKDIHVPPRVKESMQMQVEAERRKRATVLESEGTRESDINVAEGRKQAQILASEAERAEQINKAAGEANAMLAKAKAKAEAIRLLADALTQQNGNAAASLAVAEQYVSAFSQLAKDSNTILLPSNTGDVTSMVTQALGIYSALTKPQAAKSPEATAPALEVPKHPPTELPEADQVNSS encoded by the exons ATGAACACCATGGTGCTCTTCGTGCCCCAGCAGGAGGCCTGGGTGGTGGAGCGAATGGGCAGATTTCACCGCATCCTGGAGCCC ggTTTGAATTTCCTCATTCCACTGCTGGATCGGATCCGCTACGTACAGAGCCTCAAGGAAATCGTCATCAATGTCCCGGAGCAGTCGGCCGTCACGCTGG ATAATGTCACCCTGCAGATAGATGGTGTCCTGTACCTGCGGATCATGGACCCCTATAAG GCCAGTTATGGGGTGGAGGACCCCGAGTACGCGGTGACCCAGCTGGCCCAGACCACCATGAGATCTGAGCTGGGCAAAATCTCCCTGGACAAAGTCTTCCGG GAGCGGGAGTCCCTCAATGCCTGCATCGTGGATGCCATCAACCAGGCCTCGGACTACTGGGGCATCCGGTGCCTGCGCTACGAGATCAAGGACATCCACGTGCCTCCCCGGGTGAAGGAATCCATGCAGATGCAG GTGGAGGCCGAGAGACGGAAACGCGCCACAGTGCTGGAGTCAGAGGGGACCAGGGAATCTGACATCAACGTGGCAGAGGGGCGGAAGCAGGCCCAGATCCTGGCCTCCGAGGCTGAGAGGGCCGAACAGATCAACAAAGCTGCTG GGGAGGCCAATGCCATGCTGGCCAAGGCCAAGGCCAAAGCAGAAGCTATTCGGCTCCTGGCTGATGCTTTGACGCAGCAG AACGGCAACGCAGCTGCCTCCCTGGCTGTGGCGGAGCAGTACGTGAGCGCCTTCTCCCAGCTGGCCAAGGACTCCAACACCATCCTGCTGCCCTCCAACACCGGGGACGTCACCAGCATGGTCACGCAG gccCTGGGCATCTACAGCGCCCTGACCAAACCGCAAGCTGCGAAGAGCCCGGAAGCGACCGCACCAGCCCTCGAGGTCCCCAAGCACCCCCCCACAGAGCTGCCTGAGGCGGATCAGGTGAATTCCAGCTAG